The sequence GACCTAAATCATAAGATTGATATTTCATAATATTAAAATTTTATTAATGCTCAAAATAAATTATAAAACTTATTAATTCCTTATGGTTAACCATAAATCAAAATAATTAAATTTGTTATGATTAATATTTAAAACAAAAACCAATGAGCGAAAAATCAAGATTACAACAAATAAAAGACGAACTCAACCAATTAGATATCAATCCTACTTTCTTTGCGAGAAAAGAAATTCGTGAATTACCCAATATACTTTCGGCAGACGAGAAAATAGTCTATTTGGTCGAAGGAAGAAATAAAACAACAAAGCATCATATTGTTTTAGTAGGAACAGACAGAAGACTGATTTTTATCGATAAAGAATTCATGTACGGGCTGAAAGTTGAAGATTACTCTTACGATAAAGTAGCTTCTATTCAGTACGAAACTTCATTTATGTTAGCTTCAATTGATGTGAATGTTTCTGGAGATGTTGTTGAGATTGATGGAGTAGGAAAGTATGAAGCAGAGTTATTTTGCGAAAAGGTACGTAATTTCATGTCTCGTCCGAAAGAATTTGCTCAACAGAAGTCCGAACCCACCATTCTTGATCAGTTGGAGCAATTAGGAAGATTAAAAGAAAGCGGTGTTTTGACTGAAGACGAATTTATTGAGCAGAAGAAAAAACTACTCGAACAACTTTAAAATTTAATTATGGAAAATTATTTAGACATCAATAAAAACTCATGGAACGCAAGAGTAGAACCTCATCTCGAGTCCGATTTCTATTTTGTAGATGAATTTTTAGAAGGAAGAAATTCTCTTAATTCTATCGAATTAGATTTATTGGGAGATGTAAAAGGAAAAAGTATTTTGCATTTACAGTGTCATTTTGGGCAGGATTCTATTTCTCTTTCAAGAATGGGTGCGAAAGTAACAGGAGTTGATTTATCTGATAAAGCTATTGATGCTGCGAAAGATTTAGCAAAACAATGCGGAACTGATACTGAATTTATCTGCACAGATGTTTACAATCTTCCCAATGTTTTAGATCAAAAATTTGACATTGTTTTTACAAGTTACGGAACAATCGGCTGGCTACCAGATTTGGATAAATGGGCAAATGTTGTTAGTCATTTTTTAAAACCCGACG comes from Chryseobacterium sp. 3008163 and encodes:
- a CDS encoding PH domain-containing protein, yielding MSEKSRLQQIKDELNQLDINPTFFARKEIRELPNILSADEKIVYLVEGRNKTTKHHIVLVGTDRRLIFIDKEFMYGLKVEDYSYDKVASIQYETSFMLASIDVNVSGDVVEIDGVGKYEAELFCEKVRNFMSRPKEFAQQKSEPTILDQLEQLGRLKESGVLTEDEFIEQKKKLLEQL
- a CDS encoding class I SAM-dependent methyltransferase, which produces MENYLDINKNSWNARVEPHLESDFYFVDEFLEGRNSLNSIELDLLGDVKGKSILHLQCHFGQDSISLSRMGAKVTGVDLSDKAIDAAKDLAKQCGTDTEFICTDVYNLPNVLDQKFDIVFTSYGTIGWLPDLDKWANVVSHFLKPDGEFVMAEFHPVVWMYDDDFEGVAYNYFNEKPITETLEGTYADSSANIVQDYVSWNHPLSDVLQNLINKNLVLENFREFDWSPYSCFRHVEEFEKGKWRITKFGNKIPMVYAIKAKKKSS